One Mycobacterium sp. SMC-4 DNA window includes the following coding sequences:
- a CDS encoding WD40 repeat domain-containing protein — protein sequence MTAVVAGSSRWRTDVDDAVVGVAAGPGGRIAAVGAEGSLSLLDTDGTVLHRVQASAGALTVAWSPAGDRIAVGSMDGCTLFDADGVPVGSVEGGWCSSLAWSFDGARLAAGVGRATVVADRDGAEYFRRERDSTVTGVAWIKRRVASSAYGGIHVHHISADAGHDVLPFTGSLLALSISPDRRWAASGNQDATLHVWRVGKSGSELAMSGYPTKISTLAFSPDSRFLASGGGSNVTVWDFGGTGPRGSTPRILAAADQIVTVVCWSPDGKLLAAASGDGTVAVWQPRLATPGRPHPARCVLRRDAPATSVCWVSRDEFVAGWSDGSVAAHLLSARDCG from the coding sequence ATGACCGCTGTGGTCGCTGGATCCAGCCGATGGCGCACGGACGTCGACGACGCCGTCGTCGGCGTTGCCGCAGGCCCCGGCGGCCGCATCGCGGCAGTCGGCGCGGAAGGGTCGTTGTCGTTGCTCGATACCGACGGCACGGTGCTGCACCGGGTGCAGGCATCGGCCGGCGCTCTGACCGTGGCGTGGTCACCGGCCGGGGATCGCATCGCTGTCGGCTCGATGGATGGATGCACCCTCTTTGACGCCGACGGCGTGCCGGTCGGGTCGGTCGAGGGCGGCTGGTGCTCATCGCTGGCATGGAGCTTCGACGGCGCTCGACTTGCGGCCGGGGTGGGGCGCGCGACCGTCGTGGCCGACCGGGACGGCGCCGAGTACTTTCGGCGCGAGCGCGACAGCACGGTCACCGGTGTGGCCTGGATCAAGCGCCGCGTGGCGTCTTCGGCCTACGGCGGAATCCATGTGCATCACATCTCCGCAGACGCCGGGCACGATGTCCTACCGTTCACCGGGTCATTGCTGGCACTGTCGATCAGCCCCGACCGGCGCTGGGCGGCCAGCGGAAATCAGGACGCCACCCTGCACGTGTGGCGGGTGGGCAAGAGCGGCAGCGAGCTCGCGATGTCGGGCTACCCCACCAAGATCTCGACGCTGGCGTTCTCGCCCGACTCGCGTTTCCTCGCTTCGGGTGGCGGAAGTAACGTCACCGTCTGGGATTTCGGCGGCACCGGGCCGCGGGGGAGCACACCCAGGATTCTGGCCGCTGCCGACCAGATCGTGACCGTGGTCTGCTGGTCACCGGACGGAAAGCTGCTGGCGGCGGCTTCAGGTGACGGCACCGTGGCAGTGTGGCAACCACGGTTGGCAACCCCGGGCCGACCGCATCCGGCCCGCTGTGTGCTGCGTCGTGACGCACCGGCCACATCGGTGTGCTGGGTGTCCCGCGACGAATTCGTCGCGGGGTGGTCGGACGGCTCGGTGGCTGCGCACCTCCTCAGTGCGCGTGACTGTGGGTGA
- the aztD gene encoding zinc metallochaperone AztD, protein MSNTRWLYRAGALSCTAALLVACGGGNDTAGQTDTDTSPATDTPAQTVSVSEPLVATYDGGLYILDGETLEVRQDIPLDGFLRVNPAGDESHVLVTTTEGFRILDAANGQLTDDTFPASDAGHVVAHGERTVLFADGTGEITAFDPHDLANGMPETENFKTPQPHHGVAVILSDGTLVHSLGDPEGRTGAVALQGDTEIARNEDCPGLHGETVVADEAVVLGCENGALIYAGGQFTKVASPTPYGRIGNIKGHDDSPVALGDMKVDEDAELERPEQFSLIDTTTDQLRIVNLPASVSYSFRSLARGPQAQALIMGTDGKLYVFDPVTGDTVKTIDVTEAWTEPDDWQDPRPTVFTREDAVYVTDPATRQIHLVDLQAGTITTSATLEQTPNELSGAVGHHHH, encoded by the coding sequence ATGAGCAATACTCGGTGGCTTTACCGCGCCGGGGCGCTGTCGTGCACCGCCGCACTCCTGGTGGCGTGCGGGGGTGGCAACGACACCGCCGGCCAGACCGATACCGACACCAGCCCGGCGACCGACACACCGGCGCAGACCGTCAGTGTGAGCGAGCCGCTGGTAGCGACCTACGACGGCGGTCTGTACATCCTCGACGGCGAGACGCTGGAAGTTCGGCAGGACATCCCACTCGACGGCTTCCTGCGGGTCAACCCCGCCGGTGACGAGTCGCATGTACTGGTCACCACGACTGAGGGTTTCCGCATCCTCGATGCCGCCAACGGGCAGTTGACCGATGACACGTTCCCCGCCTCTGATGCAGGGCACGTGGTCGCGCACGGGGAGCGCACCGTGCTGTTCGCCGACGGCACGGGCGAGATCACGGCCTTCGATCCGCACGATCTGGCCAACGGAATGCCCGAGACCGAGAACTTCAAGACCCCCCAGCCGCACCACGGCGTCGCGGTGATTCTGTCGGACGGCACGCTGGTGCACAGCCTCGGCGATCCCGAGGGCCGCACCGGAGCCGTTGCGTTGCAGGGTGATACAGAGATCGCCCGCAATGAGGATTGCCCCGGTTTGCACGGCGAGACCGTGGTGGCCGATGAAGCAGTGGTTCTCGGCTGCGAAAATGGCGCACTGATCTACGCCGGCGGACAGTTCACCAAGGTTGCCAGCCCGACTCCGTACGGGCGCATCGGAAACATCAAGGGCCACGACGATTCTCCGGTTGCGCTGGGCGACATGAAAGTCGACGAGGATGCCGAGCTGGAGCGGCCCGAGCAGTTCAGCTTGATCGACACCACCACCGATCAGCTCAGGATCGTCAACCTGCCGGCATCGGTGAGCTACTCCTTCCGCTCGCTGGCCCGTGGGCCGCAGGCGCAGGCTCTGATCATGGGTACCGACGGCAAGCTCTACGTGTTCGACCCGGTAACCGGGGACACCGTCAAGACCATCGACGTCACCGAAGCGTGGACCGAGCCCGACGACTGGCAGGATCCCCGCCCGACTGTCTTCACCCGCGAGGATGCGGTGTACGTGACGGATCCGGCCACCAGGCAGATCCATCTGGTCGACCTGCAAGCCGGCACGATCACCACGTCGGCGACGCTGGAGCAGACCCCGAACGAGCTCAGCGGGGCCGTGGGTCACCACCACCACTGA
- a CDS encoding GTP-binding protein: MTTSAPLLPVTVLSGFLGAGKTTLLNHILANREGRRVAVIVNDMSEVNIDAALVAGQGHLDRTQEKLVELTNGCICCTLREDLIEAVGALARQQRFDQLVIESTGISEPMPVAATFSWEFEDGSSLGQLARLDTLVTVVDASTFLTEIARGEALADRQMGAGDDDARSIADLLVDQVEFADVILLNKTDLVAESTLHTVETLVRRLNPRAKLIRTDHGIVEIGEVLDTGLFDPIAAAEAPGWDEEIADGHTPETEEYGISSMTFRSDRPFHPQRLAEALGNTTRVLRSKGFCWIASRPSIAAIWSQAGPNLTIEPAQYWSSTEIPPGQEIVLIGVKLDRERVQQLFSAALLTDTEMAEGEQAWMAYPDPLPAWGITHSHAH, encoded by the coding sequence ATGACAACTTCAGCTCCACTGCTTCCCGTCACCGTTTTGTCCGGGTTCCTCGGTGCCGGCAAGACCACCCTGCTCAATCACATCCTTGCCAATCGGGAGGGCCGCCGGGTCGCCGTGATCGTCAACGACATGAGCGAGGTGAACATCGACGCCGCGCTCGTCGCCGGACAAGGTCACCTCGACCGCACCCAGGAGAAGCTCGTCGAACTGACCAACGGGTGCATCTGCTGCACGCTGCGAGAGGATCTGATCGAAGCAGTGGGCGCACTTGCCCGCCAGCAGCGGTTCGACCAGCTCGTCATCGAATCGACCGGAATCTCCGAACCCATGCCGGTGGCCGCCACGTTCAGCTGGGAGTTCGAGGACGGCTCCAGCCTCGGCCAACTCGCACGACTGGACACCCTGGTCACCGTGGTCGACGCGTCGACATTCCTGACCGAGATCGCCCGTGGGGAGGCTCTGGCCGACCGCCAGATGGGCGCCGGCGACGATGACGCACGCAGTATCGCCGACCTGCTCGTCGACCAGGTCGAGTTCGCCGACGTAATCCTGCTCAACAAGACCGACCTGGTTGCCGAATCCACCCTGCACACCGTGGAAACCCTGGTGCGCCGGCTCAACCCGAGGGCCAAGTTGATCCGCACCGACCACGGCATCGTCGAGATCGGCGAAGTGCTCGACACCGGACTCTTCGACCCGATCGCCGCAGCCGAGGCGCCCGGGTGGGACGAGGAGATCGCCGATGGCCACACTCCCGAGACCGAGGAGTACGGCATCAGCTCCATGACCTTCCGGTCAGACCGGCCGTTCCATCCGCAGCGGCTGGCCGAAGCCCTCGGCAACACCACACGGGTGCTGCGCAGCAAGGGGTTCTGCTGGATCGCGAGCCGACCGTCCATCGCCGCAATATGGTCGCAGGCAGGCCCGAACCTGACGATCGAGCCGGCCCAGTACTGGTCGAGCACCGAGATCCCGCCGGGGCAGGAGATCGTCCTGATCGGCGTGAAGCTCGATCGCGAACGGGTGCAGCAGTTGTTCAGCGCCGCGCTGCTCACCGACACCGAGATGGCCGAGGGCGAACAGGCCTGGATGGCCTACCCCGATCCGCTTCCGGCGTGGGGCATCACCCACAGTCACGCGCACTGA
- a CDS encoding metal ABC transporter solute-binding protein, Zn/Mn family — MSTPARLRPLAAGLLLTVPIALASCASNNDAAAPTPGAGNGGEDCPAAPVKVVVSVDQWGDIVTQLGGQCAQVTTIVASSAIDPHDFEPAPRDAALFDAAELVVLNGGHYDEWAVKLAATSAPDAPVVNALQVSGGEDPAHDHDHDHDHDHDHAGEPNPHIWYNPSAVTAVADAVTTEMEKLSPEAADYFAERRSEFGQSLSDYDAAIESIKTSASGKTYAATESVFDDMAAAVGLQNRTPPGYQTASDNETDPSPADLDAFLRLLGDRGVDVLIYNTQTEGSLPQQIRSAAEAAGVPVVEVTETVPPGDESFQVWQVNQLNALAEALGVGG, encoded by the coding sequence ATGTCCACTCCCGCGCGTCTCCGTCCGCTCGCCGCCGGTCTGCTCCTGACCGTTCCGATCGCGCTGGCCTCGTGCGCGAGCAACAACGACGCGGCCGCGCCCACCCCGGGCGCCGGAAACGGCGGCGAGGACTGTCCGGCTGCGCCGGTCAAGGTCGTGGTCAGCGTGGATCAGTGGGGCGACATCGTCACCCAGCTCGGCGGGCAGTGCGCGCAGGTCACCACCATCGTGGCGAGCTCGGCCATCGATCCGCACGACTTCGAACCGGCACCCAGGGACGCGGCACTGTTCGACGCCGCAGAGCTGGTCGTTCTCAACGGAGGCCACTACGACGAGTGGGCGGTCAAGCTGGCCGCCACCTCGGCGCCCGACGCTCCGGTGGTCAATGCATTGCAGGTCAGCGGAGGCGAGGACCCCGCCCATGACCATGACCATGACCATGACCATGACCATGACCACGCCGGCGAACCCAACCCCCACATCTGGTACAACCCCAGCGCGGTGACCGCCGTCGCCGATGCCGTCACCACCGAGATGGAAAAGCTGTCTCCCGAAGCCGCGGACTACTTCGCCGAGCGACGCTCGGAGTTCGGGCAGTCACTGTCCGACTACGACGCGGCCATCGAATCGATCAAGACCAGCGCTTCCGGCAAAACCTACGCCGCCACCGAGAGCGTATTCGACGACATGGCAGCCGCGGTCGGACTGCAGAACCGGACTCCGCCGGGCTACCAAACCGCGTCGGACAACGAGACCGATCCGTCACCGGCCGATCTCGACGCCTTCCTGCGATTGCTCGGCGATCGGGGCGTCGATGTGCTGATCTACAACACCCAGACCGAAGGTTCGCTGCCGCAGCAGATCCGCAGCGCCGCCGAAGCTGCCGGAGTGCCGGTGGTCGAGGTCACCGAAACTGTGCCCCCCGGCGACGAGTCGTTCCAGGTCTGGCAGGTCAACCAACTCAATGCACTTGCCGAGGCGTTGGGTGTCGGGGGCTGA
- a CDS encoding metal ABC transporter ATP-binding protein: protein MSGAEPALAFRDVSVVRGGHTIWSEATFDVPAGGVVAVIGTNGSGKTTLLQVVLGLIPCATGHVQVFGQPPGSANDQIGYVPQHYASTAGEAIRARDAVMLGLSGHRWGFGVTSASEGRRVDEALAAVGATPFADKRLSQLSGGQRQRVALAGALVSHPRLVILDEPLASLDLKSQQELVALVQRVNRDYDVTVLLVAHDLNPLLTILTGAIYLLDGHAHYDSVEGVVDPTLLSHLYGTQVDVVHTPQGDLYVRRPS from the coding sequence GTGTCGGGGGCTGAGCCAGCACTGGCGTTCCGTGACGTCAGCGTCGTACGCGGCGGCCACACCATCTGGTCGGAGGCGACGTTCGACGTTCCCGCCGGCGGAGTGGTCGCCGTCATCGGAACCAACGGATCCGGAAAGACCACCCTGCTCCAGGTCGTCCTCGGTCTGATCCCCTGTGCCACCGGGCATGTGCAGGTCTTCGGCCAACCGCCCGGTTCGGCCAACGACCAGATCGGTTACGTACCACAGCACTACGCATCCACCGCCGGGGAGGCGATTCGCGCACGGGATGCGGTCATGCTCGGGCTCAGCGGCCACCGATGGGGCTTCGGCGTCACCTCCGCATCCGAGGGCCGACGCGTCGACGAAGCTCTCGCGGCCGTCGGGGCAACGCCGTTCGCCGACAAGCGACTATCCCAGCTGTCGGGCGGCCAGCGTCAGCGAGTCGCGCTGGCCGGGGCGTTGGTCAGCCATCCCCGGTTGGTCATCCTCGACGAACCGCTGGCATCGCTGGACCTGAAGAGTCAGCAGGAACTCGTCGCCCTGGTGCAGCGCGTCAACCGCGACTATGACGTCACCGTCCTGCTCGTGGCCCACGATCTGAACCCGCTGCTGACCATCTTGACCGGGGCGATCTATCTGCTCGACGGGCACGCGCACTACGACTCCGTCGAGGGCGTGGTCGACCCCACGCTGCTCAGCCACCTGTACGGAACCCAGGTCGATGTCGTTCACACCCCGCAGGGTGACCTGTACGTCCGGCGGCCCTCGTGA
- a CDS encoding bifunctional 2-polyprenyl-6-hydroxyphenol methylase/3-demethylubiquinol 3-O-methyltransferase UbiG, whose amino-acid sequence MTQSPGSDLGTEWDERYSAWAADIPDVRPSAVLIDVAGRLGPGRALDIGCGIGAEAVWLAENGWEVVGLDVSQVALDRAEARARDAGVEVSWVCAPLEDLELPDIGFDLVSAHYPALLHAPDDRAAQALLAAVSPGGTLLVVHHADVDVEKAKSYGFDPADYLSHEDVVAMLGADWDVEVARRRLRDVPAGIEGQHTHDDVIVARRR is encoded by the coding sequence ATGACGCAATCACCGGGCAGTGATCTGGGCACTGAGTGGGACGAACGCTACAGCGCGTGGGCGGCCGACATACCCGATGTTCGGCCCAGTGCCGTACTGATCGACGTTGCTGGCCGGCTGGGCCCGGGCCGCGCACTCGATATCGGTTGCGGCATCGGCGCCGAGGCGGTCTGGCTGGCCGAGAACGGTTGGGAAGTTGTCGGACTGGATGTTTCGCAAGTGGCACTGGATCGGGCCGAGGCACGGGCACGAGATGCCGGCGTCGAGGTGAGCTGGGTGTGTGCCCCGTTGGAAGATCTCGAGCTTCCCGACATCGGTTTCGACCTGGTCAGCGCGCACTATCCCGCGCTGTTGCATGCGCCGGATGATCGCGCCGCACAGGCGCTGCTGGCAGCCGTGTCACCGGGCGGCACATTGCTGGTCGTGCACCACGCCGACGTCGACGTGGAGAAGGCCAAGTCCTACGGGTTCGACCCGGCCGACTACCTCAGCCACGAGGACGTTGTCGCGATGTTGGGAGCCGACTGGGACGTCGAGGTAGCACGCCGACGTCTGCGCGACGTTCCGGCCGGCATCGAGGGGCAGCACACCCACGACGACGTGATCGTGGCCCGGCGCCGCTGA
- a CDS encoding metal ABC transporter permease: MTTTLVALGYQDNWWQILTSNFMGNALLGGSIVALAAGLIGYFVVVRNTSFAAHALAHIGLPGATGAVLLGLPVALGLGVFCVGGALVIGALGRRAGDREVATGTVLAMATALGLLFASLATRGSNTMTNILFGNLLAITDEQIMSFAALLIVLAVSIAVIYRPLLFTSVNAQVADARGVPVRALSIVFMILLGLTVTMAVQAVGTLLLFALVVTPAAAAIMLTARPALAIAISTAINLVAVWVGLMLSAMFNAPPSFVIVTIACGVWAVVWMAERGRSSADRVLVT; the protein is encoded by the coding sequence GTGACGACCACGCTGGTGGCGCTGGGCTACCAGGACAACTGGTGGCAGATCCTGACATCGAACTTCATGGGTAACGCGCTGCTCGGCGGCTCCATCGTCGCGCTGGCGGCCGGACTGATCGGCTACTTCGTCGTGGTGCGTAATACGTCGTTCGCCGCGCACGCGCTGGCACACATCGGCCTGCCCGGCGCCACCGGGGCTGTCCTGCTCGGCCTGCCGGTGGCGCTCGGGCTGGGCGTGTTCTGCGTCGGCGGTGCGCTGGTCATCGGCGCACTGGGCCGCCGCGCCGGTGACCGGGAAGTGGCCACCGGCACCGTCCTGGCGATGGCGACCGCGCTGGGTCTGTTGTTCGCCTCGCTGGCCACCCGCGGTTCGAACACGATGACCAACATCCTGTTCGGCAACCTGCTCGCCATCACCGACGAACAGATCATGTCCTTCGCCGCGCTACTGATCGTGTTGGCGGTCAGCATCGCGGTGATCTACCGGCCGCTGCTGTTCACCTCGGTCAACGCACAGGTCGCCGACGCCCGCGGAGTCCCGGTGCGGGCACTGTCGATCGTGTTCATGATCCTGCTCGGTCTCACGGTCACGATGGCCGTCCAAGCCGTCGGTACCCTGCTGCTTTTCGCGCTGGTGGTGACGCCTGCGGCGGCGGCGATCATGCTGACTGCGCGTCCGGCGCTGGCCATCGCGATCTCGACGGCCATCAACCTGGTGGCGGTGTGGGTCGGCTTGATGCTCTCGGCGATGTTCAACGCGCCGCCGAGCTTCGTCATCGTCACCATCGCCTGCGGTGTCTGGGCCGTGGTGTGGATGGCCGAACGTGGACGATCGTCGGCGGATCGGGTGCTGGTCACCTGA
- a CDS encoding mycofactocin-coupled SDR family oxidoreductase, with translation MGRLAGKVALITGAGRGQGRSHAVHLADEGADLILVDIDEDIATNSYPLARQADLDETARLVEKAGRRVVTGLADVRDRTALKQLLDSGVAELGGLHVVVANAGICPLGNAVPAQGFVDAFDVNFVGVVNTVHVAIPHLAAGGSVVITGSVAGLVPQAGGVGGQGGLPGPGGDGYGLAKKMLRDYTRSLALTLGPASIRINAIHPTSVDTDMLHNAEMYRMFRPDLAEPTRADAEEIFPVVQAMPIPYIEASDISHAVVYLASDDARYVTGQQLFVDGGASLKLGLS, from the coding sequence ATGGGTCGTTTGGCGGGCAAGGTTGCCTTGATCACCGGAGCTGGCCGGGGCCAGGGTCGTAGCCATGCGGTCCACCTGGCCGACGAGGGTGCCGACCTCATCCTCGTCGACATCGACGAGGATATCGCGACCAACTCGTACCCACTTGCGCGCCAAGCCGACCTCGACGAGACCGCACGACTGGTGGAGAAGGCCGGCCGGCGCGTGGTCACCGGCCTGGCCGACGTGCGTGATCGGACAGCGTTGAAGCAGTTGCTCGATTCCGGGGTCGCCGAATTGGGCGGGCTGCACGTCGTGGTGGCCAACGCGGGCATCTGTCCACTGGGCAACGCGGTCCCGGCCCAGGGCTTCGTCGACGCCTTCGACGTCAACTTCGTCGGCGTCGTCAACACCGTCCACGTCGCGATACCCCACCTCGCCGCAGGCGGGTCGGTCGTCATCACCGGTTCGGTTGCCGGTTTGGTGCCCCAAGCCGGCGGTGTCGGGGGCCAGGGCGGATTGCCCGGCCCAGGCGGCGACGGCTATGGGCTGGCGAAGAAGATGCTCCGCGACTACACCCGTTCGCTGGCCTTGACGTTGGGGCCGGCCAGTATTCGGATCAACGCGATACACCCGACCAGTGTCGACACCGACATGCTGCACAACGCGGAGATGTATCGCATGTTCCGTCCCGATCTCGCCGAACCGACCCGCGCAGATGCCGAGGAGATCTTTCCGGTCGTGCAGGCCATGCCGATCCCGTATATCGAGGCCTCTGACATCTCCCACGCCGTGGTGTATCTGGCATCCGACGACGCGCGCTACGTGACGGGCCAGCAATTGTTCGTCGACGGCGGCGCATCCCTGAAGCTCGGGCTTTCATGA
- a CDS encoding GTP-binding protein, with protein sequence MTTTTDSRVPVTVITGFLGSGKTTLVNRILTENHGRRIAVIENEFGEVGIDDALVLDAEEEIFEMNNGCICCTVRGDLIRILGALMRRRDKFDQILIETTGLADPAPVAQTFFVDDEIREQLRLDAIVTVIDAAHVLHHLDEVKPEGVENEAVEQVAFADRMILNKIDLVDDEQVGAVEQRLRSINHGAQVVRTQNAKVDLGYILDIGAFDLQRVLAEDPAFLEQDDHQHDQTVGSVGFQIDGEVDVEKLNSWLGELLSTKGVDIFRSKGILALAGQSRQYVFQGVHMLFDGAEGRPWADGESRSNRLVFIGRNLDREELESAFRDTLVSA encoded by the coding sequence ATGACGACCACGACTGATTCACGGGTACCGGTCACCGTGATCACCGGATTCCTCGGATCCGGCAAGACGACACTGGTGAACCGCATCCTGACCGAGAACCATGGTCGTCGAATCGCGGTGATAGAGAACGAATTCGGTGAAGTCGGCATCGACGACGCGCTGGTGCTGGATGCCGAAGAGGAAATCTTCGAGATGAACAATGGGTGCATCTGCTGCACCGTGCGCGGTGACCTGATCCGCATCCTCGGGGCGTTGATGCGTCGACGCGACAAGTTCGATCAGATATTGATCGAGACGACAGGTCTGGCCGACCCGGCCCCGGTCGCGCAGACCTTCTTCGTCGACGACGAGATCCGGGAGCAACTCCGGCTGGACGCGATTGTCACCGTCATCGACGCCGCCCATGTGCTCCATCACCTCGACGAGGTCAAGCCTGAAGGAGTGGAGAACGAGGCGGTCGAGCAGGTGGCCTTCGCCGACCGAATGATTCTGAACAAGATCGACCTTGTCGACGACGAGCAGGTGGGCGCCGTCGAGCAACGACTCCGCAGCATCAACCACGGTGCGCAAGTGGTGCGGACGCAGAACGCCAAGGTCGATCTCGGCTACATCCTCGACATCGGCGCCTTCGACCTCCAACGGGTGCTCGCCGAGGATCCGGCCTTCCTCGAGCAGGACGACCACCAGCACGATCAGACCGTGGGTTCGGTCGGATTCCAGATCGATGGTGAGGTCGACGTGGAGAAGCTCAACAGCTGGCTCGGTGAGCTGCTGTCGACCAAGGGCGTCGACATCTTCCGCAGCAAGGGCATCTTGGCCTTGGCAGGACAGTCGCGGCAGTACGTGTTCCAGGGTGTCCACATGCTCTTCGACGGCGCGGAGGGGCGACCGTGGGCCGACGGCGAATCTCGGAGCAACCGTTTGGTGTTCATCGGACGCAATCTCGACCGGGAAGAACTCGAGTCGGCGTTTCGGGACACCTTGGTGTCTGCATGA
- a CDS encoding LacI family DNA-binding transcriptional regulator gives MPRSPMPRRRATLASLAAELKISRTTVSNAYNRPDQLSAELRERVLSTAKRLGYPGPDPVARSLRTRKAGAVGLVITEPLNYSFSDPAALDFVAGLAESCEAVGQGLLLVAVGPNRSVSEGSAAVLAAGVDGFVVYSASDDDPYLPAVLQRQLPVVVVDQPKDVAGVSRVGIDDRAAMRVLAEHVLDLGHREIALLTMRLHRDRPPGAAGPVVADPARLRLPQFHVQSERIGGVVDALAAAGLDPATLTIVESYDHGAASGGAAADVALRANPHLTALMCTADVLALSAMDHLRARGIYVPGQMTVTGFDGVREALRRGLTTVVQPSIEKGRRAGELLHARSGIPEVQTLATEMVRGRTSGPPG, from the coding sequence ATGCCGAGGAGTCCGATGCCCCGCCGGCGGGCGACCCTGGCTTCGCTGGCTGCCGAACTCAAGATTTCGCGGACCACCGTCTCGAACGCCTACAACCGTCCTGACCAGTTGTCGGCCGAGCTTCGTGAACGCGTGCTGTCGACGGCCAAGCGACTCGGCTATCCCGGTCCGGACCCGGTGGCGCGGTCGCTGCGCACGCGCAAGGCCGGTGCGGTGGGGCTGGTGATCACCGAACCGCTGAACTACTCGTTCAGCGATCCGGCGGCCTTGGACTTCGTCGCCGGACTCGCCGAGTCCTGTGAAGCCGTAGGACAGGGACTACTGCTGGTGGCGGTCGGCCCGAACCGCAGCGTCAGCGAAGGTTCGGCGGCGGTGCTGGCCGCCGGGGTGGACGGTTTCGTGGTGTACTCGGCCTCCGATGACGATCCGTACCTGCCTGCGGTGCTCCAGCGCCAGTTGCCGGTCGTCGTGGTCGACCAACCCAAGGACGTTGCGGGTGTCTCGCGGGTCGGCATCGACGACCGCGCCGCGATGCGCGTGTTGGCCGAGCATGTGCTCGATCTCGGCCACCGCGAGATCGCGCTGCTGACCATGCGATTGCACCGTGATCGGCCCCCCGGCGCAGCTGGACCGGTGGTGGCCGACCCGGCGCGACTGCGGCTGCCTCAGTTCCATGTCCAGAGTGAGCGCATCGGCGGGGTGGTCGATGCGCTGGCCGCCGCCGGTCTGGATCCCGCGACGCTGACGATCGTGGAGAGCTACGACCACGGCGCCGCCTCGGGCGGTGCAGCCGCCGACGTCGCGCTGCGGGCCAACCCGCACCTGACGGCGCTGATGTGCACTGCCGATGTGCTGGCGCTCTCGGCGATGGACCATCTCCGGGCGCGCGGCATCTACGTGCCTGGCCAGATGACGGTGACCGGCTTCGACGGCGTGCGTGAGGCGCTGCGGCGCGGCTTGACCACCGTCGTACAGCCCAGCATCGAAAAAGGTAGGCGCGCAGGGGAACTGCTGCATGCGCGGTCTGGCATCCCAGAGGTCCAGACCTTGGCCACCGAGATGGTGCGGGGGAGGACGTCGGGTCCGCCGGGCTGA